The proteins below are encoded in one region of Amycolatopsis acidiphila:
- the wzm gene encoding galactan export ABC transporter permease subunit Wzm/RfbD has translation MHATSTVDTASDPVTNGPRRIPPSANSRSFARAFEDIREGFSQRELWSHLGWQDIKQRYRRSVIGPFWITISQGVISLGLGLLYSQLWGLHTSTFLPYISTGFIVWTFISGCLSEGMETFISNEGLIKQIRAPLTVYALRTVWRQTLMFAHNLIVVVIIDAIFFGSLSHSYGLTTGTCGPDSPICHPGLGLYSLSAIPAFFLLAFNAWWITLLLGIISTRYRDIPQVINSLIQLLFYMTPIVWPIDQLYGHGARSALASWVVPIVHLNPFYHFVQILRAPLIGQAVNPWSWVVVGGITVVGWLLALVAMRNYRARVSYWV, from the coding sequence GTGCACGCCACCAGCACGGTCGACACGGCCAGCGATCCTGTGACAAACGGTCCACGGCGGATCCCGCCCTCGGCGAACAGCCGTTCCTTCGCGCGCGCGTTCGAGGACATCCGCGAGGGGTTTTCGCAGCGTGAGCTGTGGAGTCACCTGGGCTGGCAGGACATCAAGCAGCGCTACCGCCGGTCGGTGATCGGCCCGTTCTGGATCACCATCAGCCAGGGCGTCATCTCCCTCGGCCTCGGCCTGCTGTACTCACAGTTGTGGGGCCTGCACACCTCGACGTTCCTGCCCTACATCTCCACCGGGTTCATCGTCTGGACCTTCATCAGCGGCTGCCTGTCGGAGGGCATGGAGACCTTCATCTCCAACGAGGGCCTGATCAAGCAGATCCGCGCGCCGTTGACGGTGTACGCGCTGCGCACGGTGTGGCGGCAGACGCTGATGTTCGCGCACAACCTGATCGTCGTGGTCATCATCGACGCGATCTTCTTCGGCTCGCTGAGCCACTCGTACGGTCTCACCACGGGCACCTGCGGGCCGGACTCACCGATCTGTCACCCGGGCCTGGGCCTGTACTCGCTGAGCGCGATCCCCGCGTTCTTCCTGCTGGCGTTCAACGCCTGGTGGATCACGCTACTGCTCGGCATCATCTCGACCCGCTACCGGGACATCCCGCAGGTGATCAACTCGCTGATCCAGCTGCTGTTCTACATGACCCCGATCGTCTGGCCCATCGACCAGCTGTACGGCCACGGCGCCCGCTCGGCACTCGCCTCGTGGGTGGTGCCGATCGTGCACCTGAACCCCTTCTACCACTTCGTCCAGATCCTGCGTGCGCCGTTGATCGGACAGGCCGTCAACCCCTGGAGCTGGGTCGTCGTCGGCGGGATCACCGTCGTGGGCTGGTTGCTCGCCCTCGTCGCGATGCGCAACTACCGGGCCCGCGTCTCCTACTGGGTGTGA
- a CDS encoding glycosyltransferase yields MTQNAVAEPENRSGSQGGEPGRLLAQRTFFAARSFPAPDAMYAAATLGAVVTERDRVTVEPHAYVTTNTYFGRFPASYWQRYTEVATCDVEAVVTGSGKLLISASDSKGDSRTAASTVVEGADHETVRLTAPIDRFVDGGALWLDIETGGERLVVEDVRWTVASAKAPRPVSVVICTHNRADYCIETLTELAEDPAVRDYVAAVHVTDQGTDTVESRERFAYVKELLGDKLRYVRQPNLGGAGGFTRGMYETLEAPGGEDAHVLLMDDDIKLESDTILRISALANSTTEPAVVGGQNLCELHPDQLFVDADIANLPKLRAGIDRTDSLSQRSMLEHNQDRRVDATHNAWWCCLIPAEVVRAIGYPLPIFFQWDDVEYGLRARGAGFFTVTLPGAGVWHQDLHWKGWDDWARYFHYRNGLITAALHHQLQPKDMFQFLLNEFMETLASMQYGLAATMIKAIEDFLDGPAGLADGGANVVQAIRMLRAEYPETHIVPAARAGVRADHMPIVRAGFEPSRPTLVMLKRLAMQYLDKPGGSAAVRAGDEHWWHVSLFRTAVVTDSSQTGVRVRRLDKKLMTRLGKQGLAVLWRLRQEGDQTVRRYHEAQPQLTSKENWERLFGGR; encoded by the coding sequence ATGACCCAGAACGCGGTTGCCGAGCCGGAGAACCGGTCGGGAAGCCAGGGCGGCGAGCCGGGGCGGCTGCTGGCGCAGCGCACGTTCTTCGCCGCGCGCTCCTTCCCCGCTCCGGACGCGATGTACGCGGCCGCGACGCTGGGTGCGGTTGTCACCGAACGTGACCGGGTGACCGTCGAGCCGCACGCGTACGTCACCACCAACACCTACTTCGGCCGCTTTCCGGCGAGCTACTGGCAGCGCTACACCGAGGTCGCGACCTGCGACGTCGAGGCCGTGGTCACCGGCTCGGGCAAGCTGCTGATCAGCGCGTCGGACAGCAAGGGCGACTCCCGCACGGCGGCGAGCACCGTCGTCGAGGGCGCCGACCACGAGACCGTCCGGCTGACCGCGCCGATCGACCGGTTCGTCGACGGTGGCGCGCTGTGGCTCGACATCGAGACCGGCGGCGAGCGCCTGGTCGTGGAGGACGTGCGCTGGACGGTGGCGAGCGCGAAGGCGCCGCGCCCGGTCTCGGTGGTCATCTGCACGCACAACCGCGCCGACTACTGCATCGAGACGCTGACCGAGCTGGCCGAAGACCCGGCCGTCCGCGACTACGTCGCCGCGGTGCACGTCACCGACCAGGGCACCGACACCGTGGAGTCGCGCGAGCGCTTCGCGTACGTCAAGGAGCTGCTCGGTGACAAGCTCCGCTACGTCCGCCAGCCCAACCTCGGCGGTGCCGGCGGCTTCACCCGCGGCATGTACGAGACGCTCGAGGCCCCGGGCGGCGAGGACGCGCACGTCCTGCTGATGGACGACGACATCAAGCTCGAGTCCGACACCATCCTGCGGATCAGCGCGCTCGCCAACTCCACCACCGAGCCCGCCGTGGTGGGTGGCCAGAACCTGTGCGAGCTGCACCCCGACCAGCTGTTCGTCGACGCGGACATCGCGAACCTGCCGAAGCTTCGTGCCGGGATCGACCGCACGGACTCGCTGTCGCAGCGCAGCATGCTCGAGCACAACCAGGACCGCCGCGTCGACGCCACGCACAACGCGTGGTGGTGCTGCCTGATCCCCGCCGAGGTCGTGCGGGCCATCGGCTACCCGCTGCCGATCTTCTTCCAGTGGGACGACGTCGAGTACGGCCTGCGGGCGCGCGGCGCGGGCTTCTTCACCGTGACCCTGCCCGGCGCCGGGGTCTGGCACCAGGACCTGCACTGGAAGGGCTGGGACGACTGGGCCCGCTACTTCCACTACCGCAACGGCCTGATCACCGCGGCGCTGCACCACCAGCTGCAGCCCAAGGACATGTTCCAGTTCCTGCTCAACGAGTTCATGGAGACGCTGGCCTCGATGCAGTACGGCCTGGCTGCGACCATGATCAAGGCGATCGAGGACTTCCTGGACGGCCCCGCCGGCCTGGCCGACGGCGGTGCGAACGTGGTGCAGGCGATCCGGATGCTGCGTGCCGAGTACCCCGAGACCCACATCGTGCCCGCGGCGCGCGCCGGTGTCCGGGCCGACCACATGCCGATCGTGCGCGCGGGCTTCGAGCCGTCGAGGCCGACGCTGGTGATGCTCAAGCGCCTGGCCATGCAGTACCTGGACAAGCCGGGCGGCAGCGCGGCGGTCCGCGCCGGTGACGAGCACTGGTGGCACGTGTCGCTGTTCCGCACGGCGGTCGTCACCGACTCCTCGCAGACGGGTGTGCGGGTGCGCCGGCTGGACAAGAAGCTGATGACCAGGCTCGGCAAGCAGGGCCTGGCAGTGCTGTGGCGGTTGCGGCAGGAGGGGGACCAGACGGTCCGCCGCTACCACGAGGCGCAGCCGCAGCTGACCAGCAAGGAGAACTGGGAGCGCCTCTTCGGCGGCCGATGA
- a CDS encoding acylneuraminate cytidylyltransferase — translation MAEREGTRVLAVVPARGGSKGVPGKNLAKVGEDPLIARAVRALRSSARVDEVVVSTDSTEIGAAARAVGAAVLPRPDELSGDVVSSEAVLLHSLDVFEEEHGYAPEVVLLVQCTSPFIATETVDNVVSQILDEGWDCAFTAVRVHEFLWQRDDEGGAVAVNHDAAVRPRRQERTPEFRETGAVYGMRVPGFRAARHRFFGRIGLVETPAKHAIEIDTPEDLAIARALAATIEPSSAEVDVDAVVTDFDGVHTDDRALVLQDGTEGVMVSRSDGAGVARLLAAGIPLMILSVERNPVVAARAAKLGAEVLHGVGDKAAVLKNWLAEQRLDPARVAFVGNDLRDLEAMALVGWPIAVQDARPEVRNAARLVLSRPGGSGAVREVADLVLHAVERRKEQ, via the coding sequence GTGGCTGAACGAGAGGGGACCCGCGTCCTGGCGGTCGTACCCGCGCGGGGCGGCTCGAAGGGTGTGCCGGGGAAGAACCTCGCGAAGGTTGGCGAGGACCCGCTGATCGCGCGGGCGGTGCGGGCACTGCGCTCGTCCGCCCGGGTCGACGAGGTCGTCGTCAGCACCGACAGCACCGAGATCGGCGCGGCCGCGCGGGCGGTGGGTGCCGCCGTGCTGCCGCGTCCGGACGAACTGTCGGGCGACGTGGTGTCCTCGGAAGCGGTTCTGTTGCACTCGCTGGACGTGTTCGAGGAAGAGCACGGGTACGCCCCCGAGGTGGTACTGCTCGTGCAGTGCACTTCGCCGTTCATCGCCACCGAGACGGTCGACAACGTCGTCTCGCAGATCCTCGACGAGGGCTGGGACTGCGCCTTCACGGCCGTACGCGTGCACGAGTTCCTGTGGCAGCGCGACGACGAAGGCGGTGCGGTCGCGGTGAACCACGACGCGGCGGTACGGCCGCGGCGTCAGGAGCGCACGCCGGAGTTCCGCGAAACCGGTGCGGTGTACGGGATGCGCGTTCCCGGCTTCCGCGCGGCGCGGCACCGGTTCTTCGGGCGCATCGGGCTCGTGGAGACGCCCGCGAAGCACGCCATCGAGATCGACACCCCCGAAGACCTCGCGATCGCCCGCGCGCTGGCGGCGACGATCGAGCCGTCATCCGCCGAGGTCGACGTGGACGCCGTGGTCACCGACTTCGACGGCGTGCACACCGACGACCGCGCGCTGGTGCTGCAGGACGGCACCGAGGGCGTCATGGTCAGCCGGTCCGACGGGGCGGGCGTCGCGCGCCTGCTCGCCGCCGGGATCCCGCTGATGATCCTGTCCGTCGAGCGGAACCCGGTGGTCGCCGCCAGGGCGGCGAAGCTCGGCGCGGAGGTGCTGCACGGCGTCGGCGACAAGGCCGCCGTGCTCAAGAACTGGCTCGCCGAGCAGCGGCTGGACCCCGCCCGGGTCGCGTTCGTCGGCAACGACCTGCGCGACCTGGAGGCGATGGCCCTGGTCGGCTGGCCCATCGCGGTGCAGGACGCGCGGCCCGAGGTCCGCAACGCGGCTCGCCTGGTGCTGAGCAGGCCCGGCGGGTCCGGTGCGGTCCGCGAGGTGGCCGATCTCGTCCTGCACGCAGTCGAACGGAGGAAAGAACAGTGA
- a CDS encoding N-acetylneuraminate synthase family protein — translation MTSAVRIGDRVLGAGHPVYTVAEIGINHNGDVEIAKRLIELAANVGADAVKFQKRTPDIATPPDMRDTLRDTPWGQMTYLDYRYRVEFGESEYEAIDGYCRELGLAWFASPWDVPSVEFLEKFDVVTHKVASASLTDIELLKALRDTGKPIIASTGMSTMDEIDAAVEVLGTERLVLLHATSTYPCPPEEANLRMINTLADRFGVPIGYSGHERGLQVSIAAVAMGACLVERHVTLDRTMWGSDQAASLEPDGLRRLVRDIRNVELALGDGVKRVFPGEEAPRRRLRRV, via the coding sequence GTGACTTCTGCCGTGCGGATCGGCGACCGAGTTCTCGGCGCGGGGCACCCGGTGTACACCGTCGCGGAGATCGGCATCAACCACAACGGCGATGTGGAGATCGCCAAGCGGTTGATCGAGCTCGCCGCGAACGTCGGCGCGGACGCGGTCAAGTTCCAGAAGCGGACGCCCGACATCGCGACCCCGCCGGACATGCGCGACACGTTGCGCGACACCCCGTGGGGGCAGATGACCTACCTCGACTACCGGTACCGCGTGGAGTTCGGCGAGTCCGAGTACGAGGCGATCGACGGGTACTGCCGCGAGCTGGGCCTCGCCTGGTTCGCCTCGCCGTGGGACGTGCCGAGCGTGGAGTTCCTGGAGAAGTTCGACGTCGTCACGCACAAGGTGGCCTCGGCCTCGCTGACCGACATCGAACTGCTGAAGGCGTTGCGCGATACCGGGAAGCCGATCATCGCCTCCACCGGTATGTCCACAATGGACGAGATCGACGCGGCGGTCGAGGTGCTGGGCACCGAGCGGCTGGTGCTGCTGCACGCCACCTCGACGTACCCGTGCCCGCCGGAAGAGGCGAACCTCCGCATGATCAACACGCTGGCCGACCGGTTCGGCGTGCCGATCGGCTACTCCGGGCACGAGCGCGGCCTGCAGGTGTCGATCGCCGCGGTGGCCATGGGCGCGTGCCTGGTCGAGCGGCACGTCACGCTGGACCGGACGATGTGGGGCTCGGACCAGGCCGCGTCGCTGGAGCCTGACGGCCTGCGGCGGCTGGTCCGCGACATCCGCAACGTCGAGCTGGCGCTCGGCGACGGTGTCAAGCGCGTGTTCCCCGGCGAGGAGGCCCCGCGCCGCCGTTTGCGCCGGGTGTGA
- a CDS encoding bacterial proteasome activator family protein encodes MTEPNNFNPQSDEQAQHVLVVGPDGAPVGTARMPAGDEESQESVGDLVEEPAKVMRIGTMIKQLLEEVRAAPLDDASRNRLREIHQTSVRELEQALAPELQSELERLVQPFTDDSTPSDAELRIAQAQLVGWLEGLFHGIQTALFAQQMAARVQLEQMRRGLPPGTSGRPEGHAPGISGTGQYL; translated from the coding sequence ATGACGGAGCCCAACAACTTCAATCCCCAGTCGGACGAGCAGGCGCAGCACGTGCTGGTGGTCGGCCCCGACGGTGCCCCGGTGGGCACGGCGCGGATGCCGGCGGGCGACGAGGAGTCCCAGGAATCCGTCGGTGACCTCGTCGAAGAGCCGGCCAAGGTGATGCGCATCGGGACGATGATCAAGCAGCTGCTCGAGGAGGTCCGCGCCGCGCCGCTGGACGACGCTAGCCGCAACCGGCTGCGCGAGATCCACCAGACGTCGGTCCGGGAGCTCGAGCAGGCGCTCGCGCCGGAGCTGCAGAGCGAGCTCGAACGCCTGGTGCAGCCGTTCACCGACGACTCGACCCCGTCGGACGCCGAGCTGCGGATCGCACAGGCCCAGCTGGTCGGCTGGCTGGAGGGGCTCTTCCACGGCATCCAGACAGCGCTGTTCGCGCAGCAGATGGCCGCTCGCGTGCAGTTGGAGCAGATGCGCCGAGGCCTGCCGCCGGGCACCTCCGGCCGCCCCGAAGGCCATGCTCCGGGAATCAGCGGCACCGGTCAGTACCTGTAG
- a CDS encoding cysteine desulfurase-like protein, giving the protein MAFDVARIRGLFPALGDGWIHFDGPAGMLVPEQVASAVSTAMRAPVSGPGGAFPASQRAESIVTAARRAVADLVGTDPAGVVLGPSAAVLMRRLVEAVSDRWQLGDEVIVSRLDEQANLVPWQRVAKRIGAIVRWSEIDIETCELPAWQYESLISAHTKAVAITAASGSVGTRPDVPTVVEFAKRVGALVVVDATYAAPFVPLDLPELGADVIVVSAQSWGGPAVGALAFRDPEMIERLPSASLDPDVRGPARLELGPHAYPLLAGLIASIDYLAGLDDAATGSRRERLVTSLGSAKSYHAGLLAQLSSELRALPHVMVIGDAMRRIPALAFTVAGKKAPEIADHLAEQGLCAFADDGTSGVFAALGVGEVGGAVRIGLAHYSNVFEVNQLVRVLEELR; this is encoded by the coding sequence ATGGCGTTCGACGTCGCTCGAATTCGTGGGTTGTTCCCCGCGCTGGGTGACGGCTGGATCCACTTCGACGGCCCTGCCGGAATGCTGGTACCCGAACAGGTGGCCTCGGCCGTGTCGACGGCGATGCGTGCCCCGGTCTCCGGACCCGGTGGCGCGTTCCCGGCATCCCAGCGTGCGGAGAGCATAGTGACCGCTGCCCGGCGGGCGGTGGCCGACCTGGTCGGCACCGACCCGGCCGGTGTCGTGCTCGGTCCGAGCGCCGCCGTCCTGATGCGCCGCTTGGTCGAGGCGGTGAGCGACCGCTGGCAGCTGGGCGACGAGGTCATCGTGTCGCGGCTCGACGAGCAGGCGAATCTGGTGCCGTGGCAGCGCGTGGCGAAGCGCATCGGTGCCATCGTGCGCTGGAGCGAGATCGACATCGAGACGTGCGAGCTGCCCGCGTGGCAGTACGAGAGCCTGATTTCCGCGCACACCAAGGCCGTCGCCATCACGGCCGCGTCCGGCTCGGTCGGCACCCGGCCCGACGTGCCGACGGTGGTCGAGTTCGCGAAGCGGGTCGGCGCCCTGGTCGTGGTCGACGCGACCTACGCCGCGCCGTTCGTCCCGCTCGACCTGCCGGAGCTGGGCGCGGACGTGATCGTGGTGTCCGCGCAGTCGTGGGGCGGGCCGGCCGTGGGCGCGCTCGCCTTCCGCGACCCGGAGATGATCGAGCGGCTGCCCTCGGCGTCGCTCGACCCGGACGTCCGGGGTCCGGCGCGGCTCGAACTCGGGCCGCACGCGTACCCGTTGCTGGCCGGGCTGATCGCGTCGATCGACTACCTCGCCGGCCTCGACGACGCGGCCACCGGCTCCCGGCGGGAGCGGCTGGTGACCTCGCTCGGCTCGGCGAAGTCCTACCACGCCGGGCTTCTCGCGCAGCTGAGCTCGGAACTGCGCGCGCTGCCGCACGTGATGGTCATCGGCGACGCGATGCGTCGCATTCCCGCGCTCGCCTTCACGGTGGCGGGCAAGAAGGCGCCGGAGATCGCGGACCACCTGGCCGAACAGGGCCTGTGCGCGTTCGCCGACGACGGGACCAGCGGGGTGTTCGCGGCGCTCGGCGTGGGTGAGGTCGGTGGCGCGGTGCGCATCGGCCTGGCCCACTACTCGAACGTCTTCGAGGTCAACCAGCTGGTCCGCGTCCTCGAAGAACTCCGCTAG
- a CDS encoding NAD(P)H-quinone oxidoreductase yields MRAITFREPGGPEVLEWTEVPDPEPGQGEVLVEVAASAVNRADLLQRQGHYPPPPGASDILGLECSGTIAALGEGVEGWQVGDEVCALLAGGGYAEKVVVPAVQLLPVPAEFGLVTAAALPEVACTVWSNVVMIARLTEGEVLLVHGGAGGIGTHAIQVGKALGATVAVTAGSPERLERCRQLGADITINYREQDFVEVLKKETGGADVILDNMGASYLDRNIDALASNGRLAIIGMQGGTKTEFNLGRLMGKRASVSGTTLRARPVAEKGEIVAEVRANLWPLVEDGSIQPVVGQILPMAEAGNAHRALDEGGVFGKVLLAAKG; encoded by the coding sequence ATGCGTGCGATCACCTTTCGTGAACCCGGCGGCCCCGAAGTCCTGGAGTGGACGGAGGTCCCGGATCCCGAACCCGGCCAGGGCGAGGTGCTCGTCGAGGTCGCCGCGAGTGCGGTGAACCGGGCCGACCTGCTGCAACGCCAGGGCCACTACCCGCCGCCGCCCGGCGCGAGCGACATCCTCGGCCTCGAATGCTCCGGCACGATCGCGGCCCTGGGCGAGGGCGTCGAGGGCTGGCAGGTCGGCGACGAGGTGTGCGCGCTGCTGGCGGGCGGCGGGTACGCCGAGAAGGTCGTCGTGCCGGCCGTGCAGCTGCTGCCCGTGCCCGCCGAGTTCGGCCTCGTGACGGCCGCGGCGCTGCCCGAGGTCGCGTGCACGGTCTGGTCGAACGTGGTCATGATCGCCCGGCTCACCGAGGGCGAGGTGCTGCTGGTACACGGCGGCGCCGGCGGCATCGGCACCCACGCGATCCAGGTCGGCAAGGCCCTCGGCGCGACTGTCGCGGTGACGGCGGGGTCCCCGGAGCGCCTGGAGCGCTGCCGCCAGCTCGGCGCCGACATCACCATCAACTACCGCGAGCAGGACTTCGTCGAGGTGCTGAAGAAGGAGACCGGCGGCGCCGACGTCATCCTCGACAACATGGGCGCGTCCTATCTGGACCGCAACATCGACGCGCTGGCGAGCAACGGGCGACTGGCGATCATCGGCATGCAGGGTGGCACCAAGACGGAGTTCAACCTCGGCAGGCTGATGGGCAAGCGCGCGAGCGTCTCCGGCACCACGCTGCGGGCCCGGCCGGTGGCGGAGAAGGGCGAGATCGTCGCCGAAGTGCGCGCGAACCTGTGGCCGCTGGTGGAGGACGGCTCGATCCAGCCCGTGGTCGGTCAGATACTCCCGATGGCCGAGGCCGGAAACGCACACCGCGCGCTCGACGAGGGTGGTGTGTTCGGGAAGGTGTTGCTGGCCGCGAAGGGCTAG
- the ypfJ gene encoding KPN_02809 family neutral zinc metallopeptidase gives MRFDDDAGLDTSEVSDLRGGGGGGVGPRVALGGGGLGVVGVLIYFVLSQLGGVGTTGSSDVGLGQLGSGQQVSAGSLSQECHTGADANRNHDCAVVAMINSIQDYWTDQFARSGRTYRKATTNFFNGSVRTGCGSATSDTGPFYCPADSEVYIDLSFFQELQTRFGAEGGPFPEAYVLAHEYGHHVQDLLGTSDRVSSGSGPTSGSVRLELQADCYAGVWGKHATTTPSSSGRPLITDVTQDDVQRALDTASRIGDDYIQQNLGNGRIDTSQFTHGTSAQREKWFNTGFSTGDPARCDTFGARDLG, from the coding sequence ATGAGGTTCGATGACGACGCCGGGCTCGACACTTCCGAGGTTTCCGACCTCCGGGGCGGCGGTGGCGGAGGCGTAGGTCCCCGGGTGGCGCTCGGTGGCGGTGGGCTCGGCGTGGTGGGCGTGCTCATCTACTTCGTGCTCAGCCAGCTCGGCGGCGTGGGCACCACGGGCAGCAGCGACGTGGGGCTCGGCCAGCTCGGCTCCGGCCAGCAGGTCAGCGCCGGCAGCCTCTCCCAGGAGTGCCACACCGGCGCGGACGCCAACCGCAACCACGACTGCGCCGTCGTCGCGATGATCAACTCGATCCAGGACTACTGGACCGACCAGTTCGCCCGCTCCGGCCGGACCTACCGCAAGGCCACCACGAACTTCTTCAACGGCAGCGTTCGCACCGGCTGCGGTAGCGCCACCTCCGACACCGGGCCGTTCTACTGCCCGGCCGACTCCGAGGTCTACATCGACCTCTCCTTCTTCCAGGAGCTGCAAACCCGCTTCGGCGCCGAAGGCGGCCCCTTCCCCGAGGCGTACGTGCTGGCACACGAGTACGGCCACCACGTGCAGGACCTCCTCGGCACCTCCGACCGCGTCAGCAGCGGCAGCGGACCGACCTCCGGCTCGGTGCGCCTCGAACTGCAGGCCGACTGCTACGCCGGGGTCTGGGGCAAGCACGCCACCACCACACCTTCGTCGAGCGGCAGGCCCCTGATCACCGACGTGACGCAGGACGACGTGCAACGCGCGCTCGACACCGCGTCCCGCATCGGCGACGACTACATCCAGCAGAACCTCGGCAACGGGCGGATCGACACCTCACAGTTCACCCACGGCACCTCCGCCCAGCGCGAGAAGTGGTTCAACACCGGCTTCTCCACGGGCGACCCGGCGCGCTGCGACACCTTCGGCGCCCGCGATCTGGGCTGA
- a CDS encoding MarR family winged helix-turn-helix transcriptional regulator: protein MGDVRWLTPPEQSAWRAYVVTWLRLRQRLHRELTDAHDVSLTDYEVLVVLDVQDGGRMRMSDLAHELGSTKSRLSHQVGRMEAEGLVRRVPDPDDKRGVIAELTQAGNALLTDAAPTHVHGVRRHLIDLLTPEEQLVMSAAFTRVLEHLKDLPD from the coding sequence ATGGGTGATGTGCGCTGGCTGACGCCGCCGGAGCAGAGCGCGTGGCGGGCGTACGTCGTGACCTGGCTGCGGTTGCGTCAGCGCCTGCACCGCGAGCTGACCGACGCGCACGACGTGTCACTGACCGACTACGAGGTGCTCGTGGTGCTCGACGTCCAGGACGGTGGCCGGATGCGGATGTCGGACCTGGCGCACGAGCTGGGTTCGACGAAGAGCCGGCTGTCGCACCAGGTGGGCCGCATGGAGGCCGAGGGTCTCGTGCGCCGCGTCCCCGACCCCGACGACAAGCGAGGGGTCATCGCGGAACTGACACAGGCCGGCAACGCCCTCCTGACCGATGCGGCGCCCACCCATGTCCACGGAGTCCGGCGGCACCTGATCGATCTGCTGACGCCCGAGGAGCAACTGGTGATGAGCGCGGCCTTCACGCGGGTGCTCGAACACCTGAAGGACCTGCCGGACTGA